In Klebsiella aerogenes, the DNA window CCCTGGCGGATATACTGTATATGCATACAGTAACTCACAGGCGAGATAAACTATGTTTACTTCAGCTCACGCAAATCGTTCACCACTGACTTCTGCTTCAGTACGTCGCCCTTCGCACAGCGTCGTCGAACATCCAGCCACTGGGCTGATTAGTGAAATAGTCTATCGCGAAGATCAACCCATGATGACGCAGCTTTTGCTGCTACCTTTATTACAGCAGTTGGGTCAGCAGTCACGCTGGCAACTTTGGCTCACGCCACAGCAAAAACTGAGTAAGGAATGGGTTCAGTCTTCAGGCCTGCCACTATCTAAAGTCATGCAGATTAGCCAGATGTCCCCTTACCACACCCTGGAATCAATGATTCGCGCCCTACGTACCGGAAATTATAGCGTGGTTATCGGTTGGTTGGCGGATGAACTAACAGAAGAAGAGCATGAACGCCTGGCGATTGCCGCTGAAGAAGGTCACGCAATGGGCTTTATCATGCGTCCAGTGAGAAATACAAACCAGCCCGGAAGACAATTAAACGGGCTAAAAATTCACTCTAATTTGTATCATTGAGTTGATTTAGGATTAATCCTGGAATTTTTTTTGCTTATCCAAAAACACCTTAAGGAATAGGGGTATTTTTACAAAGATCCCTGTGTGGTGCGGTTTCGCGACATTTGATGACGTTCACAAATTAACCATATTTGTTAAATATTGTGTATACAACCCTTTTTTTTCATATGCCTGACCGAGTTCACACTTGTAAGTTTCTAACTAAGTTGTAGACTTTACATCGCCAGGGGTGATCGGCTTACGCTGCATGTATCAGCATAGTTAACAACAAGTCACGCCCCCGGTGAAGGATTTAACCGTGAGGTCTTATGTACCTTCATGGCGAATTTTGGATGATAATGAGGCGCAAAAAATGAAAAAGACAGCTATCGCGATTGCAGTGGCACTGGCTGGCTTCGCTACCGTAGCGCAGGCCGCTCCGAAAGATAACACCTGGTATGCAGGTGGTAAACTGGGTTGGTCTCAGTTCCATGACACCGGCTGGTACAACAGCAACCTGAACAACAATGGTCCGACCCACGAAAGCCAACTGGGTGCTGGTGCGTTCGGTGGTTATCAGGTTAACCCGTACCTCGGTTTCGAAATGGGTTACGATTGGCTGGGCCGTATGCCGTACAAAGGCGACAAAGTTAACGGCGCATTCAAAGCTCAGGGCGTTCAGCTGACCGCTAAACTGGGTTACCCGATCACTGATGATCTGGACATCTACACCCGTCTGGGCGGCATGGTATGGCGCGCTGACTCCAGCAACAGCATCGCTGGCGACAACCATGACACCGGCGTTTCCCCTGTATTCGCAGGCGGCGTTGAGTGGGCTGTTACTCGTGACATCGCTACCCGTCTGGAATACCAGTGGGTTAACAACATCGGCGACGCAGGCACTGTAGGCGTTCGTCCGGACAACGGCATGCTGAGCGTTGGTGTTTCCTACCGTTTCGGTCAGGAAGACAATGCACCGGTTGTAGCTCCGGCTCCAGCTCCGGCTCCGGAAGTCACCACCAAGACCTTCACCCTGAAGTCTGACGTTCTGTTCAACTTCAACAAAGCAACTCTGAAGCCAGAAGGTCAGCAGGCTCTGGATCAGCTGTACACCCAGCTGAGCAACATGGACCCGAAAGACGGTTCTGCCGTTGTTCTGGGTTACACCGACCGCATCGGTTCCGAGCAGTACAACCAGAAACTGTCTGAGAAACGTGCTCAGTCCGTTGTTGACTACCTCGTAGCTAAAGGTATCCCTTCTAACAAGATCTCTGCTCGCGGTATGGGCAAAGCAGATCCGGTTACCGGCAACACCTGTGACAACGTGAAAGCTCGCGCTGCACTGATCGACTGCCTGGCTCCGGATCGTCGCGTAGCGATCGAAGTTAAAGGTTACAAAGACGTAGTAACTCAGCCGCAGGCTTAAGTTTCCTACGATAAAAAACCCCGCTGATGCGGGGTTTTTTTTGGTCTGAATTTGGCGTCTGATGTAAGAATCGGGCTCGTCGTATCTGGTTAACCCTGTTCTTTACCTAACAACACCTGCAGATCGTGCTTCAGGCTCGACATCTTGCTGGCATATTTTTCTTTATGCTCGGCATCTTCAATCAGCTGTACGATGGTTTCCGATAACGTCTTTCCTCGCCGTTGCGCAAG includes these proteins:
- the ompA gene encoding porin OmpA yields the protein MKKTAIAIAVALAGFATVAQAAPKDNTWYAGGKLGWSQFHDTGWYNSNLNNNGPTHESQLGAGAFGGYQVNPYLGFEMGYDWLGRMPYKGDKVNGAFKAQGVQLTAKLGYPITDDLDIYTRLGGMVWRADSSNSIAGDNHDTGVSPVFAGGVEWAVTRDIATRLEYQWVNNIGDAGTVGVRPDNGMLSVGVSYRFGQEDNAPVVAPAPAPAPEVTTKTFTLKSDVLFNFNKATLKPEGQQALDQLYTQLSNMDPKDGSAVVLGYTDRIGSEQYNQKLSEKRAQSVVDYLVAKGIPSNKISARGMGKADPVTGNTCDNVKARAALIDCLAPDRRVAIEVKGYKDVVTQPQA
- the sulA gene encoding cell division inhibitor SulA is translated as MFTSAHANRSPLTSASVRRPSHSVVEHPATGLISEIVYREDQPMMTQLLLLPLLQQLGQQSRWQLWLTPQQKLSKEWVQSSGLPLSKVMQISQMSPYHTLESMIRALRTGNYSVVIGWLADELTEEEHERLAIAAEEGHAMGFIMRPVRNTNQPGRQLNGLKIHSNLYH